From the genome of Chaetodon trifascialis isolate fChaTrf1 chromosome 4, fChaTrf1.hap1, whole genome shotgun sequence:
aacgATAATGTGCTCATTTATAACCACGTTTGTTGGATCTGGAAGATGTCATGACTGAGAAGGAAGCCAATGTGCTAATCTGTGCACAGGATTTAACGCTGAGACTAACACGAATAAATCAAAATGCATCGCAGGATTTCAGTCCAGTTCAGATGAGATGACAGCCAAATGTATAATGTCgtactgtttctgtaaatcaCTGCCATTGATGAGTCTGCAGGCCATCCTTCTTCATGAGTCAAACTACTGGTGGGCTGGGTGGCTCATACCGGCAGGGAGTAGAGGCCCTTTTCGCCCGGAACTCAACCAGACTGGGCTCAAATAACGTTTTCATAAGGCAAAAGTTACACGCTgaaatgctaacatgataatCTATCCAGCAacgcacacactgatgaaacatGGTGCTGTTAGAGATCAGGCCGCCAGCTTGCATCGTTTAGCATAGTTTCGTTTCTCACTAGTCGCCATCACATCCACTTTCAGCCCTTCAGTGGCCAAACATGCTAATCAGCTAGCGCtgtgtgaacacaacacatcaGCGACTGGGCAAAACTTCAAATGTTCCGCTTGCATGACATGCTGACCCACCTGCCACCGCCGGTGCCTTCTTTGTCCTCTCGGCTGTTGTGTGGCCTGACTTGGAACCCGGTGTCGGCCTGGTTTGCGGTGGACGAATATGTGTCTGGCCGGCGGATTACAAAAGCTGGCTACCCCGCTAACCCAGTTCAGCTAACGATGGTTAGCTACTTTGCTCGTTAGCTGCCAGCAAACCGCTCTCCACATGCGCGGCTACTGTTTTACGTGTTCTGCGCCGTTTTTAATCCGCCGTCTATTCTTGTCCGTTCGGCCGTTACTGCGGGAACCGGTACGCAATCGTCCCGTGGTTCCGTGTCTCTCCTCACCCGTTATCTCGTGCCAGACCGTTTTTCTAGTTGAGTGAGGCCCCGCTCGCGCCGCGGCCTGTCGCACAATCAAAGATGGCAGACTGTAGTTGCCAGATTTGTGCTCTCATATCCCCCCTCCCAAACCCTAACCCCATGTGCAGGTGCTCAATCGCACATCTGTCACCAAAAACATCAGTCGCTCAGGTCAACCACCTGGACTTCAGGCCTCTTCACAAAAAGCAGGACAGTTCTTACCTGTTGACATTAATGGCATTGAAACTCTAGATCTGCACTTTGATAGTGGtaaatattcatatatttgACATATATTTGATCAAGCCAAAAAGTTATTTTCCTTGTAATGTTTACATTTCTTACATTAGTGGTGGATTGCTAACATTTATCATAGGATTAGAATAAAACATGACCCGTGGTAGGCTGAATAATAATAGCTATATTTCGTAGCCTAGTAAAAGCTGCAGGCtattaaaacaaacagtaacTAAGATGCAAATTAAGTCACATTCACTTCGTGATTTCATAAGAAGAGAAGACACTTCTATACATATTATCAATTGAGACATGAATATTGCATTATACTAAGAAAAAAACTGTGATGTTGGCTGCAATAATATTTGGCAAATCTACTAGCATGAACGGGCTAATTGTAGCTTCATGGTTAAGGAGTATGCCTAAATTCATTAAAAGGAGGCTGTAGCACAGACAGCTGGTTGTCGTGTTAAAGTCAATGTATGCTTCTGCTAAAGTCCTCTTGACTATTTTTGTGAGTGGTACctgtaatctaatctaatggATCTACATAGTGGACTGTTACATTCACAGGACACAGCTGTGTTTAAGCGTGTAACCATTAAAGCACAGCCGAATTAATTTAATATATTCTCAATTTGTCAAATTCGTTTACATCCCTCAAATTACCATAAGTGTCcgcaaacctggcaacccaaatgTTAAGCAGTCACGCGTGGACGGTTCTTCTTCCGGGGTCTGCCGGTGGTTCACGAGCCGCGGTTAGTTTGAAGCCTATTCAAAGTCCAGCTAAAAAGTGAATCAGCTGATGAGTTTTTACtgttgatttttaaaaacataaaaaaaagtccCTTTGAATATCACATGCTGTGTCAgtatctctgctgctctgctcataACGTTTCTAATTTcaattctatctatctatctatctatctatctatctatctatctatctatctatctatctatctatctatctatctatctatctatctatctatctatctatattcACTGGCAttgctgattttgttttattttattttttaatttaatttaatgccTTGAttcttcagttttattttcgTGCACAATTGGGCCATCATCTTTCAAAAGAAAACTCACACTCAATGACTATTTAACTCAGCTAGATTCCAGAGGGGGATCCTGAATCACATGATCCCAGTATGATGCAGTGGGACACAAAGTACTACAGAGtatcgttttgttttttttgttgttttttttctttcttcagatAAAGCTTCAGCTGGATCCTGAAGCTGCCATTAGGTGGCATCATTGACCAATGCACATTATCCAGCTTGGAGCTGGAGCAATGTAATACAAACAGCTAGAGGTGCAAAATAATGCACATTTGCTGAAATACTGTGCTTGAGTACAATTTTACTTGagtatgttttttatttatttattttgtctgacatTAACGTGAAATTAGAGAAATCATTTTACATATAAACTTAGGACATATAATGCATCACTTTAGTTTGAATCACCAAACACTATACAAGTATGTACATGGACCAGTAGGAACTTTAAAATGTCGTTGCTTGCCTGTGCATTACCTTATTAAGAATTAATATGTTTCTCAATTAATGACATGGACCACTTAACAGacttttctgtacttttactttcaacaTTTATGTATCTATTTTGATCAAATACAACTAATGCTATTTATGTTAATTATTATAAGTGCAATGTCCTTACCAGCAACTCAGCCATTTATTATATAGTCATAATCACATTAGATATGAACTGAAGACTAACTGTGCATCACTGTGCAGGCAGGTATGCCTTCATGTTGTCCAGCAGTGCAGTGGGATCTTGGAGGTAAGCTGGGAGGTTGTTCTTGTTAACGTATGCAGCCAAgcccacagcagcagtggaCACAATCAGAAGCCACATAAACGATCTCTTGTGCTGGGGCTCATCACAGGGTCTGGTCTGCAAGGGCTGAGCTACTCTCTCCCACTGAGTGAGGATGGCCTGACGGGCTCCAGCCCACTTTCCTGGCCCTCTGAGACGATACTGGTACGGCGTGCAGGGGCCAAGCATCACATTCAGCCCCAGCCTGGGATCGGTCAGCAGCAGCCTCGGGATGCTGGGTCGAACCCCGACCAGGTCTGCTATCTCATCCATGTAGCTGACATAGTCAACTTGGATGGTGTGTCTCTGACTGGTGACATACCTGAAAAAAATGACCTGAGTTTAACATGTCATAGACAACAAGATTTGGTACTTTTCAGATTCAAAATATACCACCAAGTACCAGTATCCAGTACCTTTTAGCCATTGTCTCCTGCTTGTGTTTGACATCTTCCAGCATGGCAGTCACTGAGGGAAGCTTGATGTAGCCTGTTTGAGAGGAGACATTGTGACACAGTGGTTCAccatcttcaaaataaaaggacTGAGTGATGAGAAAAGGGTGGattgtgtttttacagaaacTGCATCACCTTTAAAGACGCGTGTGGCCCATCTGGCCTGCATCTCAGAGATGGGCATAATGGCCCCCAGAGGCTGCACTAAACCAATGATGGCCAGGGTGGGGCGGTCCAGCTCAGGAGGAAACACATACTTGTACAGAGATGTTTTGTTCTCAGATGCAGAGGCCACATGTGAGGCCAGGAATGGAAAGGAAAAGCTGTAACCTGTGGCAAACACCTGCAAGACAGAGGACTCATCTCAGTGACATGTGACCGGCCAACAGTCTCTGAAAGTGTAGGAACAGAGAGACTGTTAGTGTGAGAGGGTGAGTGTGAATACAAAGATAACGTACCACCAGGTCAACATCCTCCACTACACTGCCGTCATCAAACTCCACACTGGACCCATGAAATCTGCGGATGTTGGGTTTCACCTGAACTGTTCCAGATAGGATGCGACTGGGAAGCTCATCGCTCACTGTGGGATGTTGGCTGAACACCCTGAGATTTACATTCACACTGGTAACTACTATTGCAGGCATGTCAGTCATAAAACATGTTTAGGGTACAAAAGCCATACATTTTGACGGAGCTGTGCAGTTACTGGAATACCTGTGCTTTGGCTTCAAGCGGAAGAGACTGTGATCTAATTTTTGGTTGACACGTCTTTCTAACAGACTGCAGACAAATCCGAAGGGAAGGACTTGGCGCAGAAAGACCGCTACCCTGTTGTAGAGAACATCATGGGGAAGACCTCTGGTGGAAACTCGATTTAGGATCCAGCATCCCCTCCGAGTGCTTAGATATAGCTGTAAATTATGCAATACAAGAAGCAAATCATCATGACAACACTCATTTATGGTTAAGAAATCACAGTCTTATTGTGTGTGCCTGATGATCCATAACTGTCCAACCTGCTTGGTGACTCTGCTCAGTTCCACTGTGATGTCTCCTCCAGAGTTTCCTATTCCAACCACTACAGCCTTTTTATTCCTCCACTCCTCAGGAGTCTTGTagtgtctgctgtggaaatatTTTCCCTTGAAAGTGTCAATGCCTGAGAGGACAGAATTATGACAGTCAGACAAAATgcattatattttttattttaagtaatTTTCCTTtggcaggcttttttttttttttatccaaagcCAATTAGAATAAAGAAATGTCTCTAAGCTTCTTCTGCAAAgatgatttaaataaataaaaaaaaaaatccatctaaTCCTGTGCTTTGCTTTCAACAAAATGACATAAATCGTTTTTCAAAATCAAACGAAAGACattcaaagacaacaaaaattTCAAGCATTGGTTGATTTAGACACTCATCAGTAACGTTATGTAGTGTTGAAAATAGACACATTTGCCCACACCGTAGCAGAGAGGACACGAATGAATGAAGTTTAATCTGTCTTTGCACAGCCTGTATCAAATAAATGATAACACTGTATGGTGGTTCACCACTGAGTGATCACGACTTCTGGCCTGATTAATGGGACCgcctgttttcatttcctgtctgtgatgTGGTTTAGATCTCTCATGCACATTTATAATGAAACTATGTGAGCTTCACAGTGGACTCATAATTTTCTTCTCAACCTCTGTTGCATAAAATGCCCTTGAATTAGCTGAAGGGTATTCACAGCCTGTCAGTGATACCTGGGAAGTCGTGGAGTGGCATGTTGGGGTGGCAGTGATGTCCAATGCAGACCATCACAGCATCAAAAACGTGTTTCTCCTTCTTGCCATCCTGGTTCTCTGTCTCAACATCCCACTGACCCGAATGAGAGAAATCTGATCTCTGCTTCACCTGCAAGACTTTGGTCTGAACAACAGAAAAGCAGGAAACTTTAAACTAGGTGTTACATATTTGCATCTACTGGTTACACATTCAACTATCATCCTCAAATAAgtaacattttacatttgagaGTGTGCTGAAGTTTATGCATCATCGGGAAGTTTGTGAAGCACCCTTACATTGAAGCGTATGTGCTTGATGAGCTGGAAGTTGTCGGCATAAATCCGAAAGTAGTCCATGATCAGGGAGTTGTGCATGAAGTTGGGGTAGTGTGCAGGAATGGGAAAATCACTGAAACACATCATCTCCTTGGAGGTGTTGATGATGACAGAGTGGTAGATGCTGGCCCTGTCCGCCTCTGGATTCTCCTGCAACAACAGTCAGGAAGTGAGACTCATCCGAACTTTGTAAATTTACTGTGCGAGTAAGACAAAGTCCAACCTGCACCCTGTGCAACCCACCTTAAACCTCCACAGACCACCAATGTCATCGCTGCTTTCGAAGCAGACAGGCTCGAGCCCCTCATCCAGACAGCATTTGATACAGACCAGACCTGAACTGCCTCCTCCAATCACAGCAACGCGACGAGTCATATTTTATCTCTGCCAGGGAAGACAAAGACATGTATGAAAATGCTTTaatagagaagaagaagaggacacatTCAAGGAGCTACAAATataattgaaaagaaaatttGTCAAGGtacatttttcttcctgttgctGACTGTGGACCTGTTACCTACTTTCAGTGTTTATTACAGAGTTCTTACCTACTATAATTCCACATACTCAtcaagtgttcctgagtccatgtagtaatctttatgcaatcatgtgttcataaagtggcgaacctcgctccatcctcgtaAACAACTGAGCCTTACCAGGATGCCcatttcatacccaatcatgacactatcacctgtcaccaatcaacctgtttacctgtggaatgatccaaacaggtgtttttggagcattcctcaactttcccagtctttagttgctcctgtcccaacttgttaGAAACATGcctcaaattcagaataagcagatatttacaaaagtcaatgaagctgatgaagtcaaGCAATAAATACATAACTCAATTAAAGCTATCTGATTGGATGTTAGCCATGATATAGTTACTATAAAACAGTGATGACATCTACAACTGGTACAAAAGTTATCCTAACAAAGCAGTTACCTGAATGAAAGCTGGCCTGTAGCTAGCATGATAATCATTTAAGCATTATTGCCCCAGAAATAATAAATACTCAGGATACAGCAGACCAGATAAGATAACTTAACGGCTCACATCACACATTATCACATTTACTAAGGGGGAGAAGGTTTTTACTgttgcctttgtgtgtttgtgatgtctGATTGTGAAGTAGTGACATTTAGTTTTGTATTTACTGATGAGCATTATTTGCTTATTCCAGATTCCCTTCCTTAAATAATCCCCCTAAAGATTGCTACTACCCTGTGTACTTCACATAATCCCTTCACGTGTGGATCATGTGATCAAGATGCTgatgaccctgaggatgagcAGTGGTCCGTGGGTTTTGGGGGTGATGAGGGACTCTGGGTGTCACAAACCGGACGGATTCACCTaagtcacacactcacacagtgttGAAGCGGCTTTAAAGGATTGTGGCCACTAGATGCCGCTGTACGACCTGAGCGCGTCAGATCAGACAATCCGGGGAACGAGAGCATTATTGTCTCCTCTCATACTTTTCGAGGTGCGTTCCAGGACAACAGTCAAAATGTCCCAAAACATTTCAGTGAGGACGAAAAATGATTTCACCGTCTGCAGTCCGTCTGTCATCGCTGATGAACCTGGTTATTATGGTCTGATTTCcaacatttttttcctgcataTTTCTTAAAATTGGCTTTAaaacttagaaaaaaaaaaaaaaaaaaaaaagccttacAAACTTTTAACGTGCCCTCACCGGCGAGGTGGGTGCACGCTGTGGATGAGAGTGCGCACAGTGGAGAAACAGCaaaaagagctaaaaaaaaaaaaaaaaagtgtcagacTTGTTTTTCGGGTTAGTTGTTTATTGGAGTGCCCACTTCAGGACAGAAACCCAGAAAACACTCATTCattgaaatcatttttaacCGACGAAACCGAcgaaaaacattaaaaatcaaGTCAACCAAATCCAGTTTTCTTATCTTTCCGCATAATCCTGCAAACCACTTACCTGTCGCACAGATGAAGACAGCAGTTGAAGAAATAATGCAGCTCTAGCTCACTAATTTATTTGTGCTCTCATGCACCCTCACTCatctctcagctgctctgatcagctggtGACGTATATCCAATAGCAGATCGACACACCTTCAGCCTTAATTTATCATCTCACCGCTGTCTTTTAAATAGaaatctctttctctgccttaGTTCTTTCATGCTGCAGTTATGCGAATCCCTCCACCCCACCATCACTGCCAGTCTTCGCTGATCCTCagcttcatcatcctcatcagtcAACAG
Proteins encoded in this window:
- the LOC139329707 gene encoding flavin-containing monooxygenase 5-like isoform X1; translation: MTRRVAVIGGGSSGLVCIKCCLDEGLEPVCFESSDDIGGLWRFKENPEADRASIYHSVIINTSKEMMCFSDFPIPAHYPNFMHNSLIMDYFRIYADNFQLIKHIRFNTKVLQVKQRSDFSHSGQWDVETENQDGKKEKHVFDAVMVCIGHHCHPNMPLHDFPGIDTFKGKYFHSRHYKTPEEWRNKKAVVVGIGNSGGDITVELSRVTKQLYLSTRRGCWILNRVSTRGLPHDVLYNRVAVFLRQVLPFGFVCSLLERRVNQKLDHSLFRLKPKHRVFSQHPTVSDELPSRILSGTVQVKPNIRRFHGSSVEFDDGSVVEDVDLVVFATGYSFSFPFLASHVASASENKTSLYKYVFPPELDRPTLAIIGLVQPLGAIMPISEMQARWATRVFKGYIKLPSVTAMLEDVKHKQETMAKRYVTSQRHTIQVDYVSYMDEIADLVGVRPSIPRLLLTDPRLGLNVMLGPCTPYQYRLRGPGKWAGARQAILTQWERVAQPLQTRPCDEPQHKRSFMWLLIVSTAAVGLAAYVNKNNLPAYLQDPTALLDNMKAYLPAQ